From the genome of Macrotis lagotis isolate mMagLag1 unplaced genomic scaffold, bilby.v1.9.chrom.fasta BILBYCTG039, whole genome shotgun sequence, one region includes:
- the LOC141504046 gene encoding olfactory receptor 2AJ1-like, producing MREEKNQTFVGDFILQGLLDPDQYGLLFLSLILIMYTVAIMGNTVLVLLIHFDIQLHTPMYVLLKHLSFMDILNISNTVPMMAFNYISGRKSITFAGCGFQIFLCVSFVGTECLILTAMSYDRYVAICHPLRYPILMNNRISVLMAGGCWFGGIINSIIQTTYVMLLPYCGNSIEHFICEVEAMLRISCVDTSKYEENVFVSSAFFFLLPFSIILVSYGQILRIVLHMKSMEAQKKAFSTCSSHLAVVAMFYGSCIFTYMRPKSYHTPSQDKVIGISYTILAPMLNPVIYSLRNKDVLCALKKVFGKALSHRIENF from the coding sequence atgagggaggaaaagaatcaGACTTTTGTGGGAGATTTCATCCTACAAGGATTATTGGATCCAGACCAGTATGGACTGCTCTTCTTATCACTTATTCTCATCATGTATACAGTAGCAATAATGGGAAACACAGTATTAGTTCTTCTTATCCACTTTGATATCCAGCTCCACACTCCAATGTATGTCCTTCTCAAGCATCTCTCCTTCATGGATATCTTGAACATCTCCAATACCGTTCCCATGATGGCCTTTAATTACATATCTGGTAGGAAATCCATCACATTTGCAGGTTGTGGGTTCCAGATCTTCCTCTGTGTCAGCTTCGTGGGTACTGAGTGCCTCATTCTGACAGCTATGTCCTATGATCGCTATGTAGCCATCTGCCACCCACTGCGTTACCCGATCCTCATGAATAATCGCATCAGTGTCCTTATGGCTGGTGGCTGCTGGTTTGGGGGCATCATCAATTCTATAATACAGACAACTTATGTAATGCTTCTCCCATATTGTGGCAACAGCATTGAGCACTTTATCTGTGAAGTAGAAGCCATGTTGAGAATCTCTTGCGTTGATACatcaaaatatgaagaaaatgtcTTTGTGAGTTCTGCATTCTTCTTTCTACTTCCCTTTTCCATCATCCTTGTCTCATATGGTCAGATTCTCCGAATCGTGCTTCATATGAAATCTATGGAGGCCCAGAAAAAAGCCTTCTCCACCTGTTCCTCTCACTTGGCTGTGGTTGCTATGTTCTATGGTTCATGTATCTTTACATACATGAGACCAAAATCCTATCATACTCCAAGTCAGGACAAGGTCATAGGTATCTCATATACAatccttgctcccatgctcaACCCTGTCATCTATAGTCTGAGAAATAAAGATGTTTTATGTGCCCTCAAGAAAGTTTTTGGCAAAGCTCTTAGCCACAGaattgaaaacttttaa